Genomic segment of Saccharomycodes ludwigii strain NBRC 1722 chromosome VI, whole genome shotgun sequence:
taacagtaaaagatttttaaagtgaaaagaaagaaaggaaaagagaaagagaaagagaaagaaagaaaaaaaattttctttaagttgttttataaagaactgtgaataaataaataaataaataaataaaaaaaaaaaagaaaagttttttaataaaatcggaaagaaaaaagaaattagtTAATgattcaatatatatattttttttttattcttttttttgatgatttattaaaacatgCCTTTGAAAATAGGAAAAgtaatttaatttcaaagtTTGGATgtagtttatatataacagCCTGCCTGGCAACatggaaaataataaccacttttttttttttttttttttttttaatttaaatacggaaaaaacaaaaaaaaaaagacagaaaagggaaaaaaaaaattacttacttaattaattaattaatatttccaTCGCTTTTGatctaaaataaaaacaaattttattggTTTATTAATAAACCAATAATGGTAATCTACTATAACTCATACTCTTTGTAATGAAGTCCTATCATTGTTACAGAGAAAGTTAATAACGgatacaaataaacatattaCCATCACTGTTATAAAAAATctattttaactttaaaaaaaaaaaaaagataataatgtCACAAAGAATAGCTTAGCTATCGTTGaacaattcaaaaaaaaaaaaaaaaaaacaatatacgCGAcctaaaaagaaaaaagctATTTTTAACAgcaaaataagaaaaaaaaaatttttattttcgttttcatttctaaatttagaacaaaaaaaataaaattgtaaaaaagTAGTTACAATTGACGCCGAAAGCAACAAACAACGAtgatatctttttttaatattataaatgcCTTACGTGATATTCGTACATGAATTTCAAATCTCATTTTATCCCGATTagttaaattaaatgatgacaaaaaaaaaaaaaaaatatatatatatatatatcttttcattttaccCAGTATTTTACAGCTTCTCTAATGCTTTATAAAAATCCTTTACATTTTTGTTGACCCTGATTTTTCTTGGATCAAAATTCTGAATTTGCAAAGTTTCTTTAGAAACAGCTCTAGAAAGCGCTACATAAATTTGTCCAacttcaaatattttctttaaattgaCTTTTAACCTTTCAATTGTTTGTCCTTGAGCCTTGTGAATCGATACTGCCCAACATAAGATTAATGGTAATTGGGATCTTGATATGGTATTTGATGCACCATTAACAGCTTGCTGGTCAATATTATTCCTCCACCTAGATGCCgtttttggtttttcaAGTGTGAATTCATCAAAGTTAACTAATTCATCTCTACTGTCAGTTCCACTGTTAGTGGAAAATCTCACTATTGGTAATCTATCATCCAACTTTTCTCTAATAGCAACGTCGATGAAGGATTcccataattttttttcattatctCCAACTAAAGcagtaaaaaaattctcGTAATCTTCACCATATCTAAAATTAGGGTTCCCTATGGCTTTcgataaaaattttagcTTATCAATCAATTCATTATTTAAACTTTTGGCACCTTGCTTTCTTTGTAAAACAATTTTGGTATACAAAAGATCAGTTGTAAAACATAAAACAATCCCTACAGTCCCATTGACTAGGGTATCATCTATGTTCTTCACCATCATGACCTGGGCATCTTCTCTCAATAATAACTCTTTTTCGACCAAGAACGAATTATCCAACAACTTGGTATCATTTTCTATGTCAAATACCATATCGCGCGCTATGAATCTAACTTCCATTCCTGGTAAAGATCTCAACCTTGTGTTATTTGCAAATTCGACTTCCATTCTGGTTGGGTATAATTCAGTCGGTTGAATCCCATCTTCATAAACGACCTCTCTTTCCAAAGATTTTATAAAGTTGATCATAGATGACGACAACCCATCCCCATATCTAACAGCGTTCAACATATCGATTAATTCGTTATCATGTTGTCTGAAAactttgtttaataaaacagtttttttaatggcgGTCTGCCAAACTTTGctttcaaaacaaaatttgggttgttttttagaaaatctATCCGGAACGGGTGgtaattggaaaaaatcaCCGGTCATAACCACTTGGACACCACCAAATGGTTTGGTAGGAGTACCTCTTACTGCTCTTCCTACATAATCTaatttatccaaaaaatCACCGTCAATCATACTAATTTCATCAATAACCAAAACTTTGGTACGATTCCAACGTTCTATACTATTTCTGTTGTTTTTAACCATACTTGCCAATTTCTCGTTACTTCCTTTACCAATGCCGAAACCACAGAATTTGTTTATGGTGATGCCCCCGATATTGACTGCCGCTAATCCAGTGGAAGCAGTGATGGCAATGGCGTCCCTTCCGTAAatacttttcaatttttcaataactgTTCGTAAAACAACAGATTTACCAGTACCTGCGCTACCCGTATAAAATATGTTCAGTTtgtcattaataatataatcaaCAACTTTTTGTTGCTCTCTAGATAAAGTAACACTTTTCTCAAcctttttacttttatttcgTAAAGTACTACTTAATTTCCCTCTCAAATCTTTCTTAAACTTTTTGTATGTATCGTTAtctttttgatatttattaGATAAGATGCTTTTTAAATCTACGGATGGAGAAACATTTTCACTACTGCTGCTATagtctttgttttttggtGAATTTCCATTGCTATTAGATATGCTGTTTTTATAAGTAAAAGAAGggttatattttatatcgTCAAATCCACTATTATTTCTACTTAAAGAAATCAAACCGCTTGAAGAAGTtcttgatttattattaaataagtTTTCCACGTTGGTTTTCTGCTTCAATTTCATAATTTTAGCTTGAGTATTGAGGGGTTCATCTTCTCCAAAGGGATCATTATCTAAAGTATTTTGAGAGGATCTTTgagaaagagagaaaaatcTGGACCCGATAGTGGTGCCATTGTTACTGGTAATAGCACTAATGCTATCTGcagtaatattttcattatttgcATATGACTTGTTTCTCTGAATATTTTCTTCCACAAgaatagtattttttttttccaattttgtTAAAGGACCTGAACTATGttgtttaatatttacagttgaattattatttgggCTTTGGGTAgttgcatttttttttgatacaAAAAAGCTAGTTAGTGAACTTTGttttaatgatgatgataaagaTTTAGGTTTGgaaacttttttccttgATTGTCTTTGCATGGGTTGtgaattgttgtttttttattttttattttttgttcgTTATGGTAAAATGCAACCTAGAATTAGCCGccaaaattatataataatgatgatggtaATAAACgtatgaaaaaagaaagaggaaaaaaaagaaagaaaaaggcaCGTGATGAAGATGGAATCTTTGCATTATTGTTTACATTTCAATTATAagaaaatatcatttttttaagagcaatttcaatttcatcagtgaatttttaattttaaattgaaaataaaagctgTTTGTTTCATCGTACAAAAttatatgttttaattttttttgacctTTTTTATCACTTTATCCCACGTTGCTGTCAATAcgtattattaaaacataaTGAACATTTagtcattttcttttcttttcttttcctttcttttcctttcttttcctttctttccttttcttttctttttcttccccctttactcttttttcatggaaaaaaagtaaaacaCTAACGATAACTGACAAATGGGCAGacaatttaaatttacaaCAGATGAAGGTAGAGCATCCGTAGTTTATTCAACAAGTACAGGTAAAGGTGGATTATATTCTCCAAACGATTATGTATTTAATTCTACAATTGACTCAGCAAGAAATACTAATATTGAAGAGCAAAGTGAAGAAGAATTGTCTCAACAACCCGCCATTACAAATACCACAAGTATCATAAACAGAAATATTGATGAGCTTTATGAAGaagatataaataatgCTTTCGATAGCACAGCAGTACAACCGACAAATTATGAGGTATTAGCTGGTGTTcaacagcaaaaaaaaagcgttccatcatcgtcatcttTAAATAGTAGCGAAAATAGTAGCTTGTGCCATACATCCAACAATACTGGCAATATGCAAATGTATGCTTCAATTCAAACTCCTGGTCCAGTAccagttttaaaaaaatataccaaACATGACAACGGCTCCTCTGAAAATTCTTtaatagaagaagaaaggaCCTTGCTTATAGACAATGACTACTATGCCAATGAAAATAGGCAACAAAGCGAGgaagaaaatataacaaatacATGGGAAAACGTGCTAGATTCGGGCTCCATCATATCCACCACATATAAAAGAGAGTGTTATACATTGGTTACAAACTCTATCCCCTTAGTTTTCACATTCGTTCTAcaaaattctttatttttggcaTCTGTGTTTAGTGTTTCTCACTTAGGAACCAAAGAATTAGGCGGGGTCACTTTAGGCTCAATGACTGCTAATATAACTGGATTTGCAGCTATACAAGGTTTATGTACCTGCTTAGATACTTTATGTAGTCAAGCATATGGTGCtgaaaaatatcatttagTTGGAATATATTTCCAAAGGTGCTGCATTATAAGTTTGATTCTTTTCCttccaatattatttacatGGTTTTTTTGGAGTGAGCAATTATTGTGCCTTTTCATTCCTGAAAGGGAATTGTGTGTATTAGCGGCAAAATATTTGCAAATTGTTGCATTTGGTTTACctgcttttattttatttgaaagcGGGAAAAGATTTTTACAGTGTCAAGGTATTTTCCACGCATCTACcataatattgttgttttgtGCTCCATTAAACGCCATTATGAACTATGTATTGGTGTGGAATAAAACTATTGGCATTGGATATCTTGGTGCTCCATTAAGTGTAGTCATTAATTATTGGCTAATGTGTATTGGACTAATAACTTATACAATATTCACCAAACATAAGGTAAATCCTATGAAGTGTTGGGGTGGACTAATCAAATTTAAtcaagtttttaaaaactggaacaaaatttttaatttagcTATTCCCGGGATTGTCATGGTGGAAGCCGAGTTTTTAGGTTTTGAGCTTTTGACGGTTTTTGCTAGTTATTTGGGCGAAGCAGAATTAGCTGCTCAATCAATTGTTTCTACTGTAGCATCTTTAGCCTATCAAGTTCCATTTTCCATAAGTATTTCTACCTCGACAAGAGTCGCTAATTTTATAGGCGCTAAACTCTGGGAAAATTGTATCAGAACATGTAAAATTTCGttactattatcatttgCAGCAAGTATTGTTAATATGACAATAATTGCTGTATTTAGAAATGGTATAGCCGATATGTTTTCTACTGACAGCCAAGTTATCTCAATTGTCTCTAAGActttattgattttgtcAGCAATGGAAATCTTTGATGCGTTTAATGCTTGTACAGCAGGATGTCTAAGAGGTCAAGGCCAGCAGAAGATTGGAGGTATCATAAATGTTGCTGCATTTTATTTGATCGGTGTTCCATTGgcatattttttaacatttaaGTGGAAAATGGGTGTGGAGGGATTATGGCTAGGTGTTATGGCAGGCTTGATGTTTATGTCATTTGCCCAATGCTATGCTGTTTTCAACTGTAATTGGAAATCTATAATCAGTCGTGCAGAATCTAGGAATGAAGATTAacctttaatttttattttacattttaatatatcagtataaacaaattacatatatatatatatatatatgtatgtgcATTGGacattgttaaaaaaaaaaaaaaaaaaaaaaaaaaaaataaaagtaaaaataaaaatacctatcattcttattttttatttttatttttcatgtACATCTTGTaattatattgttatttgtttcatatttcgtattcatttaaaacttttgcCAAATTGCTATACAACCAGGGAACacttttattcttttctaCTATTatgttttggaaaaaagCTATAGCCTGTTCTGTGGTGATATTTTGTGACAAtgcatatttattaatttcacTAGTTAATGCGCCTCGTCTTTGTAATgttcttatttttgatattctTGATAATTGCCCTTTaccatattttttctcAAAATCTTGtacttgtttttttaatttattttcatattcataatataCTTCGGAGACACTTTCTGGTGCTTCTTTCATTGCCAggttaaaattttcaatttctgATGAATGCTTATCAGagatttcttttcttcttttatacAATGTTGAATTAGGGGAACGccttttatttgaaaagttCGATATATCTTTCGAAGGCGTCGTAGCATTGATGTTATCACCAATTGGATTAtctatttgtttgtttgcaacaaatatttgatCGCAAGGTTTTGTtgcaattatttttttatttatatcatcCAGCACAGTTAAAATGTCctgattttgtttttttatgcTTTGCAATAGACTCTTTATTTCTTGATCATTATTTGAAGTACTTGATTCATTGAAAATAGTGTCCAATTTAATTGCTTTATcattaatctttttcaCAGCATCTTCTATCCCGTCCAGTATAGTCATTTatacttttctttcttctttactATCGTTGTAATTCTaagtatttatttaaattttttttttttcatttgataattgggaaaaataaaaataaaaataaaaataaaaaaaaaaaaaaaaaggaaataaataaaataaataaataataaaaaaaaaaaaaaagttttattttggataTGAACATAAAACCGTACAGGTTCTTAAGTCCATTatgaataaattatattatttttattattttttagaaaaaaaaaaacaatattgaCATAAttgcatatatatatatatatatatatataaaattatgaaACCTACGTGAATaagttaaatattttttgctaATACTTTATTtacaataattaaaaaatatactcTTGTAAGATGTAGTTTATCATATTTTACTAGCTTATAAGAGAATCTCataaaagataatataACATTGCTATAATTACCATTATATGTTTGTGTCCAAAAAatctttctctctctcttaacaaagataaataataatatacaaacAAATATCAACTATACAACTATGTATGTAAATAAGGATATAAACATATAGTCAAATATAACCTTCCAATACTATAGAAACAATCcgatttataaaaaatatttatagaTCCATCGGTAATTTCCTAATGAGAATAAAAACAACTacattaagaaaaaaaaaaaaaaaattgtttaaatatatgttCGAAAATTaactttcatttttctttgattttttcGATTTTTGAGACTcttcttctattttttgattttcttcatccatctttctcttcttggctttatttatttctttggaAAATACCGTAGACAACTCATCAGGGTTAGAAATTTCCAATAACGCcttattaaaattagacAACTCAATTGTAACTCCATCAATTTCAATTGTGTTGTGTTCATTGGTAATTTCGGATGcttcttccttttcatATAAATCTTTGATAGATTCttcattgaaaaataatggcAATGCAGGtgaaaaattagatttCAATAAAATGGTTCTCAAAgaatattgtttatttgaaaGTAGAAACTTAGTAATAGattcaatattttccaCCATTTCCTTATTAGTAAACCAGTTTAAGGCACCTAGATGAATATTCATAGTGGTACCTCTTGGAACTTTAGCTGGTATTTTATTcaagtatatttttttaatagaattATACAATACCGTTTCACTCAAAGTATGCTTGCTATTACTACCATTACGTGTCTTAATAGGTATAGGAGTAGTGGTAATTTTGTTGTAAGCTTTACTACCTAATAATTTTGGTAAAGTTGTAACCAAAGAATCATCGGTTAAAATCAAACTAAAAGTGTTTATGAAAACTCTTCTCTTCTCAAAAGATTTGTATGTAGTCTTCAAATCTTTACCAGTGataacattattaataacaataccttccttttcttttaatttatataaaatagattCTTCATTATCAATATCCAAATTTAACTTTTCAGCATCATTTTCCttcaaaatcaacaaaGTCTGGAAATCTTTTGGTAAATCAACAGAAGCTTTTAACCATTTTGAATACAAGGAATTTTCAACTGGGAGTAACAATGgcttaaatattaatttatttggaGTACCTGTAAAtgttttgttgttaatgGCAATTAGTTGTAAACTGTCTAataattcttcttcatcgTCTTCTAACAATACTTTTTGATTCCTTTCagaaatttcaatttttttatcttttaaatatttttcaatggaTTTTACAGCATTTTcgattcttttttttgggatGGTTTCCTTTGAAGTATTGACTTTATTAGATTTGGTTTTAgtcatctttatttttttgtttttgtttctatttttattttataacttACACAAATAggaatttcttttttcttttctttcttaaagcctttattttacttttttatgTTAAAAGAGTtaaagatgatgataaaaatttgaCATGTAAATCCAATAAAAGGTTACTTTTAGtagtaatatattttttcttttctttttaacaTCAGCTTTaagatatattttaaaatttttttttcttcaaagaatttgattttatttgaaaaaaaaaaagaaaaaaaaaaaaaagaaatgttcaaaaaaaaaaaaaaaaaaaaaaaaaaaaaaaaaataaaaacaacaacgaAGCCCTATTTTAGGTTATATATAACACGTGACACGTTAGTGACCCGGTCCTTCAACAAACTTTGGCAAAAAATTCACAGCATTGTTTTAAAGTATAAAATTCCACATTCAATCTTGATTTGTGTCATCAgaaataaaccaaaaaagaaaaaaaaaaaagaaaattaaaacaaatgtattatttttggaaatataGAGAGTATTAAACCCTTGGGTTATATAAACTAATCCGTTTCAAAGTAAATATTTCATATATAGTTTATCAGCTatgtttttcctttttctatCCAGGTTACAAGccacacatatatatttttttggtagtACAAAAGTTCCTAAAATAGCAATATGTGCGCAAAAATCTGGTGCCagtctttttttccttttttttttttttttttttcctaattataatagcataaaaaatatgtaatattattaaactcAAAATAGCAATAAGCTAAACTTTGGTTATgctatttctattttttaacttatatctttcaaatcaaaaattatatttaaagtgAGTCATTTGCaacaaatttaataaaggtcgatacttttttttttttttttttttcttttttttttaaatcttttaagCAAATCGCTATAtcaattcaaaataaattttctttcttatttttaaaaagaaaaagaaaataaaaaaacaactcTCCagtaaatattattctattaaacaaatagaataacaggaaaaaaaaaataaaaaaagtttctcAAATAATGCTTTCAGCagctaataaaaaaagtttaactGCAACATCTATGGTTTCGACAAGTTCCTCCGAAAACTTCTCCATTAATTCaacaaacaataatgaCTTTTATTCTGTAGCTTCTTACACTAATGAAGAAACCATCTCTTCAAAAGAAAACGAGGGAGAAAATACTATTGATTCGATTGCAATTATAGCAAACAAATCTTTGACTAATGATAATTCTAGCTCACGGGCTGGTTTAACTTTGATATgtattttcctttcttttacGGGATTAATATTTGGCTGGGACGTTGGTACTATTGGTGGTATTACCAACATGACAAGCTTCAAAAATCATTTTGGCACTCGAATTGATTCAATTACTGGTGAGAAATATTTGCCCTCTTTATTGGTCGGTGGAATCAtctctatttttaatattggtTGTGCTGCTGGGGGATTAAGCTTGGCTAGAATAGGTGACACTTATGGTAGAAAAATCGGTATATACCTAGCTTtgattgtttatttaatcggcttatttattcaaataaCATCTGTTTCTGGTAAATGGTATCAGTTTTTCATCGGAAGAATTTTCACTGGTTTAGGTGTGGGGTCCACTTCTGTTTTGGGTCCTATGTTTATCAGTGAGTCTGCCCCAATTGATATTCGTGGTAGAATGATTTCTATGTATCAAGTCATGTGTACCTTTGGTATCTTGGCTGGTAATGTTACTAATTTCATTTGTGTGAAAATTCTATTATCTTCAGCAACTAATCGACAGTGGATTATTCCAATAGCTATTGGTATTTTATGGgctttttttgtatttattgcTGTAATAATTGCTCCCGAGTCTCCAATTTACttgcaagaaaaaaaattgaaacaagaaaatacaaacaataaaaaagtgtttttttttaatccattaaaaaatgggaATTCATTATACTTACGTTTATTTATCGGAATCATGATTATGGTTTTTCAACAAACTTCTGGTGTGAATTACTTCTTTTATTACGGCACCTCATTATTTGATTCTATTGGTAGTTCTGACCCATATTTAACTGCTATTATTTTGTCTGCTGTTAACTTTGGTACCACGTTAAGTGGCATATCCCTAGTTGATAAATTGGGGCGCAAAAAACTATTGTTTTATGGTTCCATAGGATGCTTTATCTCCATGTTTGTTTATGCTTCTGTTGGACAGTTTTGTGGTGGTGCTATTCATGTGGccacaataataatgatacttTTCACTTGTCTTTTCATAATTTCCTTTGCGATTACTTTGGGCCCAGTCagttttgttgttatttctgAATTGTTCCCTGCTCATTGCAAGAATTTATGCATGGCTATTTCCACTTTATTTAATTGgctatttaattttttgatagGGTTTTTCACACCAATTATTACTTCTAAGATTGGTTTTAGTTTTGGTTATGTATTTGCAGCTTTCATGTTAATCtcaatttttttcgttttcttTATGGTGCCAGAAACAAAAGGACTAACATCTTTTCAAATTGAAGAAATTTATTCAGGTAATAGAGGAAATTGTGCCAGTCAGCAAGAATCCtgtaaaaaagaaatttcaACGGAAAATGATTTCTAAAGTTTATTTTGGACCATAGCAAgtttaaactttttactTTAATATTTCTCTTCTTTCCTTTGCCATCCAACTATATACATAACCacgagaaaaaaaaaaaaaaaaaaaaaaaaaaaatttaacgtaattagataaaaaaaaaaatatttcataaaacataaattaatttaaacCAGTAGAATACATCAgaaatatagatatatatgtatataaagATTGACAGCtaaaatagatatatacatacatacatatatatatatatatgtagtaacagaaataaacaacattttttaaataaaaatcatacCGGTTTGGTAATAagaagtaataataataataataaaaacgtTAAGTAAATCATAAAACACAATATCCTGCGGCATAACTAACACTGCTTTCGGTTAACCGCGTACATTGGTTACTCTGCGAATAAGCGCACCATTTAAAAGAAGTTTTTTTGTCACCCAATGCACATAATATAACAGAAAGTGGTCGTTCGCCACAGATAGTATCACCAGTGACCTCTAAATATTTCTTAAATGCATCATAAGCCTCTATTCCTGATTCATCTTCCAAAACTCTCATTGCACCCTTATCGATGATTTCTATAGATTTATAGATCGGAATGGTTAACTTCCTTTGAATAGCAGATTGCAACTGagttattttattacattCTCGGTACGctttttccaattcttcATTACTATGTACATATGCAGTATAATCAAATCTAAACCCCCAGTGGCAAAAATCCGAACTGATGATAAAAAGTGAATGGGAATCATTATCCATATATTCTCTTAAAGTCTCACCAATGGCAAAGTCAATATTTCTCACATTATGAGAAATCAAAATGGGAATAATTTTAGCGTGTGTGTTATCAGCCTTATTCAAAAGGTATTTAATAGTACTAAATTGCATTTCCAAACAGTGTTCGTCTTTATCTGCCTCTTTTTCCAAATAGATAAAGGGATTGTCT
This window contains:
- the ERC1 gene encoding Erc1p (similar to Saccharomyces cerevisiae YHR032W | ERC1 | Ethionine Resistance Conferring) is translated as MGRQFKFTTDEGRASVVYSTSTGKGGLYSPNDYVFNSTIDSARNTNIEEQSEEELSQQPAITNTTSIINRNIDELYEEDINNAFDSTAVQPTNYEVLAGVQQQKKSVPSSSSLNSSENSSLCHTSNNTGNMQMYASIQTPGPVPVLKKYTKHDNGSSENSLIEEERTLLIDNDYYANENRQQSEEENITNTWENVLDSGSIISTTYKRECYTLVTNSIPLVFTFVLQNSLFLASVFSVSHLGTKELGGVTLGSMTANITGFAAIQGLCTCLDTLCSQAYGAEKYHLVGIYFQRCCIISLILFLPILFTWFFWSEQLLCLFIPERELCVLAAKYLQIVAFGLPAFILFESGKRFLQCQGIFHASTIILLFCAPLNAIMNYVLVWNKTIGIGYLGAPLSVVINYWLMCIGLITYTIFTKHKVNPMKCWGGLIKFNQVFKNWNKIFNLAIPGIVMVEAEFLGFELLTVFASYLGEAELAAQSIVSTVASLAYQVPFSISISTSTRVANFIGAKLWENCIRTCKISLLLSFAASIVNMTIIAVFRNGIADMFSTDSQVISIVSKTLLILSAMEIFDAFNACTAGCLRGQGQQKIGGIINVAAFYLIGVPLAYFLTFKWKMGVEGLWLGVMAGLMFMSFAQCYAVFNCNWKSIISRAESRNED
- the RRM3 gene encoding DNA helicase (similar to Saccharomyces cerevisiae YHR031C | RRM3 | rDNA Recombination Mutation), which produces MQRQSRKKVSKPKSLSSSLKQSSLTSFFVSKKNATTQSPNNNSTVNIKQHSSGPLTKLEKKNTILVEENIQRNKSYANNENITADSISAITSNNGTTIGSRFFSLSQRSSQNTLDNDPFGEDEPLNTQAKIMKLKQKTNVENLFNNKSRTSSSGLISLSRNNSGFDDIKYNPSFTYKNSISNSNGNSPKNKDYSSSSENVSPSVDLKSILSNKYQKDNDTYKKFKKDLRGKLSSTLRNKSKKVEKSVTLSREQQKVVDYIINDKLNIFYTGSAGTGKSVVLRTVIEKLKSIYGRDAIAITASTGLAAVNIGGITINKFCGFGIGKGSNEKLASMVKNNRNSIERWNRTKVLVIDEISMIDGDFLDKLDYVGRAVRGTPTKPFGGVQVVMTGDFFQLPPVPDRFSKKQPKFCFESKVWQTAIKKTVLLNKVFRQHDNELIDMLNAVRYGDGLSSSMINFIKSLEREVVYEDGIQPTELYPTRMEVEFANNTRLRSLPGMEVRFIARDMVFDIENDTKLLDNSFLVEKELLLREDAQVMMVKNIDDTLVNGTVGIVLCFTTDLLYTKIVLQRKQGAKSLNNELIDKLKFLSKAIGNPNFRYGEDYENFFTALVGDNEKKLWESFIDVAIREKLDDRLPIVRFSTNSGTDSRDELVNFDEFTLEKPKTASRWRNNIDQQAVNGASNTISRSQLPLILCWAVSIHKAQGQTIERLKVNLKKIFEVGQIYVALSRAVSKETLQIQNFDPRKIRVNKNVKDFYKALEKL
- a CDS encoding sugar porter family MFS transporter (similar to Saccharomyces cerevisiae YNL318C | HXT14 | HeXose Transporter), which encodes MLSAANKKSLTATSMVSTSSSENFSINSTNNNDFYSVASYTNEETISSKENEGENTIDSIAIIANKSLTNDNSSSRAGLTLICIFLSFTGLIFGWDVGTIGGITNMTSFKNHFGTRIDSITGEKYLPSLLVGGIISIFNIGCAAGGLSLARIGDTYGRKIGIYLALIVYLIGLFIQITSVSGKWYQFFIGRIFTGLGVGSTSVLGPMFISESAPIDIRGRMISMYQVMCTFGILAGNVTNFICVKILLSSATNRQWIIPIAIGILWAFFVFIAVIIAPESPIYLQEKKLKQENTNNKKVFFFNPLKNGNSLYLRLFIGIMIMVFQQTSGVNYFFYYGTSLFDSIGSSDPYLTAIILSAVNFGTTLSGISLVDKLGRKKLLFYGSIGCFISMFVYASVGQFCGGAIHVATIIMILFTCLFIISFAITLGPVSFVVISELFPAHCKNLCMAISTLFNWLFNFLIGFFTPIITSKIGFSFGYVFAAFMLISIFFVFFMVPETKGLTSFQIEEIYSGNRGNCASQQESCKKEISTENDF
- the MHO1 gene encoding Mho1p (similar to Saccharomyces cerevisiae YJR008W | MHO1 | Memo HOmolog); this translates as MSETRPATHSGSWYSSNVSSLSALFSDIITEPEDNTSPKARIILAPHAGYQYCGRILGKAYSRLAIDANTTNIFVLGPSHHLYFQNRACVSKFRRCETPFGDLHVNTDITRELINRGIDNPFIYLEKEADKDEHCLEMQFSTIKYLLNKADNTHAKIIPILISHNVRNIDFAIGETLREYMDNDSHSLFIISSDFCHWGFRFDYTAYVHSNEELEKAYRECNKITQLQSAIQRKLTIPIYKSIEIIDKGAMRVLEDESGIEAYDAFKKYLEVTGDTICGERPLSVILCALGDKKTSFKWCAYSQSNQCTRLTESSVSYAAGYCVL
- the CIC1 gene encoding Cic1p (similar to Saccharomyces cerevisiae YHR052W | CIC1 | Core Interacting Component), whose product is MTKTKSNKVNTSKETIPKKRIENAVKSIEKYLKDKKIEISERNQKVLLEDDEEELLDSLQLIAINNKTFTGTPNKLIFKPLLLPVENSLYSKWLKASVDLPKDFQTLLILKENDAEKLNLDIDNEESILYKLKEKEGIVINNVITGKDLKTTYKSFEKRRVFINTFSLILTDDSLVTTLPKLLGSKAYNKITTTPIPIKTRNGSNSKHTLSETVLYNSIKKIYLNKIPAKVPRGTTMNIHLGALNWFTNKEMVENIESITKFLLSNKQYSLRTILLKSNFSPALPLFFNEESIKDLYEKEEASEITNEHNTIEIDGVTIELSNFNKALLEISNPDELSTVFSKEINKAKKRKMDEENQKIEEESQKSKKSKKNES